From a single Spongiibacter taiwanensis genomic region:
- a CDS encoding transglutaminase family protein translates to MRYRISHTTKYDYADQVSQGYNIAYLIPRDCRGQRVVYSDIRIDPVPATRIRREDYYGNVVCQFSVEKPHRSLSVTVESEIEIAPSESRLLGSGITCGEVLKVLEESRAQDDIEATEFCFDSPMLQGSNELADFGRDLFPAERPFMEAVAALNSRIFTDFQYDPGFSTVATPLAEVLENRRGVCQDFAHLAIAVLRSLGFAARYVSGYLETLPPPGQQKLQGADASHAWFSVYVPGDGWNDFDPTNDLIPADQHITTGWGRDYSDVTPLKGIVFGGGSDQSLTVAVDVERVS, encoded by the coding sequence GTGAGATATCGGATCAGTCACACCACCAAATACGATTACGCCGATCAGGTTAGCCAGGGCTACAACATTGCCTACCTGATTCCCCGGGACTGCCGGGGACAACGGGTGGTGTACAGCGATATTCGTATCGACCCGGTGCCTGCCACCCGGATACGCAGAGAAGACTATTACGGCAACGTGGTCTGTCAATTTTCGGTGGAAAAGCCCCATCGCAGCCTGTCGGTGACGGTAGAGAGTGAGATTGAGATTGCACCCTCCGAGAGTCGCCTGCTGGGCAGCGGTATTACCTGTGGCGAAGTGTTAAAGGTGCTGGAGGAAAGTCGCGCTCAGGACGATATCGAGGCCACTGAATTCTGTTTTGATTCCCCCATGCTGCAGGGCAGCAACGAGCTGGCGGATTTTGGCCGTGACCTGTTTCCCGCTGAACGCCCGTTTATGGAAGCGGTGGCGGCCCTCAACAGCCGGATATTTACCGACTTTCAGTATGATCCGGGATTTTCCACGGTGGCCACGCCACTGGCGGAGGTGTTGGAAAATCGCCGCGGGGTTTGTCAGGATTTTGCCCATCTGGCCATTGCGGTGCTGCGCAGCCTCGGGTTTGCGGCGCGCTATGTCAGTGGCTACCTCGAGACCTTGCCGCCGCCGGGTCAGCAGAAACTGCAGGGCGCTGATGCCTCCCATGCCTGGTTTTCGGTGTATGTCCCCGGCGATGGCTGGAACGATTTTGACCCCACCAACGACCTGATTCCCGCCGATCAGCACATCACGACCGGGTGGGGACGCGACTACTCCGACGTGACTCCGCTTAAAGGAATTGTATTCGGCGGGGGCAGTGATCAGTCCCTTACCGTCGCCGTCGATGTCGAGCGGGTGTCTTAA
- the aceF gene encoding dihydrolipoyllysine-residue acetyltransferase, with protein MAKETIKIPDMGGADGVEIIEICVAEGDRVEAEDSLLVLESDKASMEVPAPQAGTISKILVKVGDTVCEGDAVFELEGDSGDAQPESDSAEDDNAGETAEQEGDASDEESAADDPSEANKKPAQEEGGKGAAASRVETIKVPDIGGEAEVIELCVAAGDAVEEGDSLIVLESDKASMEVPSPFSGTLTSLVVKVGDSLSEGSLLGEIEVQGQAAAEDGSAAEDESAAEDAAPAEKSAGQDSGDASGSSSENAKRPAGEQFQTANPALAAGADAASGPTLETHHDVYAGPAVRKMAREFGIPLEQVKGSGPKGRVVKEDLQAYVKTLASKGPAPAAAGGGALPPLPEVDFAKFGSVRVEARSKLDKLTAANMHRSWVNLPHVTHFDDADITELEHFRKRLKAEAEAKGVKATPLPFLLKAVAATLQAFPKFNASLSSDGESIVYKDYVHVGMAVDTPAGLVVPVLRDVDKKSIWQLAAESAELAAKARDRKLSPADMQGGCFTISSLGGIGGKGFCPIINAPELAILGVSRLSVQPVWDGESFQPRQMLPLSLSYDHRAINGADAGQFMVHLIALLGDIRRLLL; from the coding sequence GTGGCGAAAGAAACCATCAAGATTCCCGATATGGGCGGCGCTGACGGCGTCGAGATCATTGAAATCTGCGTGGCGGAGGGTGACCGGGTAGAAGCAGAAGATTCGCTTTTGGTCCTTGAGTCAGATAAAGCCTCCATGGAAGTGCCCGCGCCTCAGGCCGGGACCATCAGTAAAATTCTGGTCAAAGTCGGCGACACGGTCTGTGAAGGCGACGCGGTGTTTGAGCTAGAGGGCGATAGTGGTGATGCCCAGCCTGAGAGCGACAGCGCTGAGGATGACAATGCCGGTGAAACGGCGGAGCAGGAGGGTGATGCCTCTGATGAGGAAAGCGCCGCCGATGACCCGTCTGAGGCAAATAAAAAACCTGCCCAAGAGGAAGGTGGCAAGGGCGCTGCGGCAAGCCGTGTCGAGACGATCAAAGTACCGGACATCGGCGGCGAAGCGGAGGTCATTGAGCTCTGCGTAGCCGCGGGTGACGCCGTGGAAGAGGGTGACTCACTCATTGTGCTGGAGTCTGATAAGGCCTCGATGGAAGTGCCTTCACCCTTCTCTGGCACGCTCACCAGCCTGGTGGTAAAGGTGGGCGACAGCCTGTCCGAGGGGAGCCTCCTCGGCGAGATTGAGGTGCAGGGCCAAGCTGCCGCGGAGGATGGAAGTGCTGCGGAGGATGAAAGCGCCGCGGAGGATGCTGCTCCGGCAGAGAAAAGCGCTGGGCAAGACAGTGGCGACGCCTCGGGCTCATCGTCCGAAAACGCCAAGCGTCCCGCCGGCGAACAGTTTCAGACAGCCAACCCTGCCTTGGCCGCAGGCGCGGATGCTGCCTCCGGACCAACCCTGGAAACCCATCACGATGTGTACGCCGGGCCCGCCGTGCGCAAAATGGCGAGGGAGTTCGGTATTCCGCTAGAGCAGGTCAAGGGAAGCGGTCCCAAAGGTCGCGTGGTTAAAGAAGATTTGCAAGCCTACGTCAAAACCCTGGCAAGCAAGGGGCCGGCACCCGCGGCCGCCGGTGGCGGCGCGTTGCCGCCCTTACCGGAAGTCGACTTTGCCAAGTTCGGCTCGGTCAGGGTCGAGGCGCGCAGCAAGCTTGATAAGCTCACCGCAGCGAATATGCACCGCAGCTGGGTGAACCTGCCCCACGTGACCCACTTCGACGATGCCGATATTACCGAGCTAGAGCACTTTCGTAAGCGTCTTAAGGCTGAGGCCGAAGCCAAAGGTGTTAAAGCCACACCCTTGCCCTTTTTGTTGAAGGCGGTGGCGGCCACCCTACAGGCCTTTCCCAAATTCAACGCCTCGCTGAGCAGCGACGGCGAGTCGATTGTGTACAAAGACTATGTCCATGTGGGGATGGCGGTGGATACCCCGGCTGGGCTGGTGGTGCCGGTGCTGCGCGATGTTGATAAAAAATCCATCTGGCAATTGGCGGCGGAGTCGGCCGAGCTCGCCGCTAAGGCGCGAGATCGCAAACTGTCACCCGCCGATATGCAGGGCGGCTGCTTCACGATCTCCAGTCTCGGTGGCATCGGTGGTAAGGGCTTTTGCCCAATCATCAATGCGCCGGAATTGGCGATTCTGGGGGTATCTCGCTTGTCGGTGCAGCCGGTGTGGGACGGTGAGTCGTTCCAGCCAAGGCAGATGCTGCCCTTGTCGCTGTCCTATGATCATCGCGCGATTAACGGCGCCGATGCCGGGCAGTTTATGGTTCACCTGATTGCCCTGTTGGGGGATATTCGGCGCCTGCTCCTGTAG
- a CDS encoding circularly permuted type 2 ATP-grasp protein: MSTGRGKESDSIDWSQYPKGDFFDEMISDKGNPRAASRRIVSALSKLSGEELESRRVAADRTVRDMGVSFTVYMDGSNIDRAWPFDLIPRVIGEVEWKRTEEGLKQRVKALNMFINDVYHDQQIFKDGVVPDYLLKDSKNFRPECVGVNPPRGVWAHICGCDLVRDADGKFYVLEDNLRVPSGVAYMLENREISKRVLPELFETNDILPVDDYPEKLLSMLASVSPRKVRQPVIVILTPGIFNSAYFEHAFLAQQLGVELVEGSDLVVGEDDCVYMRTISGLERVDVIYRRIDDLFLDPEAFNPDSVLGAAGLMRAWKAGNVGLVNAPGAGVADDKVVYAYVPKMIEYYLGEKAILPNVETYLCDDPEQREYVLANIEKLVVKPANESGGYGMLVGPHASEKDHKTFRKLVQENPRNYIAQPTLQLSTTPVITGPGQVEPRHLDLRPFVLQGKTTTVTTGGLTRVALKKGSLVVNSSQGGGSKDTWIVAQGGKKS, from the coding sequence ATGAGTACAGGTAGAGGCAAGGAATCCGACAGCATTGATTGGAGCCAGTATCCCAAGGGCGATTTCTTTGACGAGATGATTTCCGACAAGGGCAACCCCCGGGCCGCCAGCCGCCGGATCGTTAGCGCATTGTCGAAACTCAGCGGCGAAGAACTGGAAAGTCGCCGTGTGGCGGCGGACCGCACGGTGCGGGATATGGGGGTCAGCTTCACCGTTTACATGGACGGCAGCAATATTGACCGGGCCTGGCCCTTTGACTTGATTCCGCGGGTGATTGGCGAAGTGGAGTGGAAGCGCACCGAGGAGGGCCTCAAGCAGCGCGTCAAAGCCCTGAATATGTTTATCAATGACGTTTACCACGATCAGCAGATTTTCAAAGATGGCGTGGTTCCCGATTATCTGCTGAAAGATTCCAAGAATTTCCGTCCTGAGTGCGTTGGTGTGAATCCGCCCCGGGGGGTGTGGGCACATATTTGTGGCTGTGACCTGGTGCGCGACGCCGATGGCAAGTTCTACGTTCTGGAAGACAACCTGCGTGTGCCTTCCGGGGTGGCCTATATGTTGGAAAACCGCGAAATCAGCAAGCGGGTGTTGCCGGAGCTGTTTGAAACCAACGATATTCTGCCAGTGGATGATTACCCGGAAAAACTGCTGAGCATGCTGGCGTCGGTGTCGCCGCGCAAAGTGCGCCAACCGGTAATCGTGATTCTTACACCGGGGATTTTTAACTCCGCCTACTTCGAGCACGCTTTTCTTGCCCAACAACTGGGGGTGGAGCTGGTAGAGGGCAGTGACCTGGTCGTCGGGGAGGATGACTGCGTTTACATGCGCACGATCTCCGGCCTGGAGCGGGTGGATGTTATTTATCGCCGGATTGATGACCTGTTTCTGGATCCGGAAGCCTTCAACCCGGATTCTGTGCTCGGCGCGGCCGGTCTGATGCGAGCCTGGAAGGCGGGCAATGTTGGCCTGGTGAATGCCCCGGGTGCTGGGGTGGCCGATGACAAGGTGGTCTATGCCTACGTGCCCAAAATGATCGAGTACTACCTGGGTGAAAAGGCGATTTTGCCGAACGTGGAAACCTATCTCTGTGACGACCCCGAACAGCGGGAATACGTGCTCGCCAATATCGAAAAGCTGGTGGTAAAGCCGGCGAACGAGTCGGGTGGCTACGGCATGCTGGTGGGCCCCCACGCCTCGGAGAAGGATCACAAGACCTTCCGCAAGCTGGTCCAGGAAAATCCCCGCAATTACATTGCCCAGCCGACTCTGCAGCTGTCGACCACACCGGTTATCACCGGGCCGGGTCAGGTAGAACCCCGGCATCTCGACTTGCGACCTTTTGTCTTGCAGGGCAAAACCACCACGGTGACCACGGGTGGCTTGACCCGGGTGGCTCTGAAGAAAGGCTCCCTGGTGGTGAATTCCTCCCAGGGCGGGGGGAGTAAAGATACTTGGATTGTGGCCCAGGGAGGGAAAAAATCATGA
- a CDS encoding circularly permuted type 2 ATP-grasp protein, giving the protein MQKTATNPSGSEPMPLDRFDYKPQHSQYDEVLGANGEIREHWHYPMQVLRSMGPEALLERQRTAKRILRDDGASYSPGDQLNISHTWNLDLLPLILSSQEWEVIENALRERAELLNLILDDLYGERNLIKHRVIPPAAVYGHPGFLRACDGIRVPGQHQLIFHASDLVRNQQGEWLVIGDRTQAPTGTGYALENRTVLRRVMPSLFRDTHVHRLSNFFLAWRRKMAELSQSKDSPLVVYLTQGAFKENSFEDAYLANYLGYPLVQARDLTVRKGSVWLKSLDGLRRVDVVLRRVDDEYTDPLVSRYDSSQGVPGLLEVARSGGVVIANPLGSGVLENPVLAKYMPAIAQHFLGRELRLNSVQTWWCGDANDLEYVKAHFDELLIRPTYRLPGKHSIFVSDLPPQKRQQLLAEILAKPRDYVAQVAVSPSHTPVLSGASFSSRPLVMRGFTVASGSSYNVMPGGLTRVGSRQDTLHIVSQYAGASKDTWILESEPEVPEAQPDDFMARQKMERSFSLPSRVIENLYWFGRYAERAESGLRLVRTAFEELNSIEPLAEHLRRVLLEAVTHLTATYPGFTAEDADFSAPEQELLDLVANRARQGSIAHCLESILHSAGSVKELLSNDMLRLINDVRDGMEYLNTNLASSLQAAPEELLDPLITTLLALSGLSQESMVRGRAWRFMEIGRRIERAQRTVELLRHTLVTGAEGNSVPLLKPVLASLESRIVYKRYYRTGYRLDKGLELLLFDPQNPRSVLFQLEALKDHLEDVSGPIRGVQVTDDMRCVLRAVNSLLLSSLAELSKLNEEGTEFPTLDELLASLEDDLNNAAQFLADRYFDHTSGPQPIEMSGRGLQ; this is encoded by the coding sequence ATGCAAAAAACTGCGACCAATCCCAGCGGCTCGGAACCCATGCCATTAGACCGCTTCGACTATAAGCCTCAGCACAGCCAGTACGACGAGGTGCTGGGCGCTAATGGCGAAATTCGCGAACACTGGCATTATCCCATGCAAGTGCTACGGAGCATGGGCCCGGAGGCGCTACTAGAGCGTCAGCGCACCGCCAAGCGAATTCTGCGGGATGACGGCGCCAGCTATAGCCCTGGCGACCAGCTCAATATCAGCCATACCTGGAACCTCGACCTGCTGCCCCTGATTCTATCCAGTCAGGAGTGGGAGGTGATCGAAAATGCCCTGCGCGAGCGGGCCGAATTGCTTAACCTGATCCTCGACGACCTCTACGGCGAACGAAACCTGATCAAACATCGGGTCATTCCGCCGGCAGCGGTGTATGGCCATCCCGGATTTTTGCGAGCCTGCGATGGCATTCGGGTGCCCGGTCAGCACCAGCTGATCTTCCATGCCTCCGACCTGGTGCGCAATCAACAGGGCGAGTGGTTGGTGATTGGGGACCGCACCCAAGCACCTACCGGCACGGGCTATGCGCTGGAGAACCGCACCGTACTGCGCCGGGTAATGCCGAGCCTGTTCCGGGATACCCACGTTCACCGGCTGTCCAATTTCTTCCTCGCCTGGCGGCGAAAAATGGCTGAACTCAGCCAGTCCAAGGACTCGCCCCTGGTGGTCTACCTGACCCAGGGCGCGTTCAAGGAAAACTCCTTCGAAGACGCCTACCTGGCCAACTACCTGGGCTATCCGCTGGTTCAGGCCCGGGATTTGACGGTGCGCAAAGGCAGTGTGTGGCTGAAATCCCTCGACGGCCTGCGCCGGGTCGACGTGGTGTTGCGCCGGGTTGATGACGAGTACACCGATCCCCTGGTGTCACGCTACGATTCCTCCCAGGGGGTGCCAGGGCTGCTGGAAGTGGCCCGTAGCGGAGGGGTGGTAATAGCCAATCCCCTGGGCAGCGGCGTGTTGGAAAACCCGGTGCTCGCCAAGTACATGCCGGCCATCGCCCAGCACTTTTTAGGCCGGGAGCTGCGCCTCAACTCGGTTCAGACCTGGTGGTGTGGCGACGCTAACGACCTGGAATATGTCAAAGCGCATTTTGATGAGTTGTTGATCCGGCCGACCTATCGTCTGCCGGGAAAGCACAGCATTTTTGTCAGTGATTTACCGCCCCAGAAGCGCCAGCAGTTGCTGGCGGAAATTCTGGCCAAACCCCGGGACTATGTCGCGCAAGTGGCGGTGTCGCCGTCGCATACCCCGGTGCTCAGTGGTGCGTCTTTCAGCAGTCGCCCACTGGTGATGCGCGGGTTCACCGTTGCCAGTGGCAGTTCCTACAATGTGATGCCCGGTGGCCTGACTCGGGTGGGCAGCCGTCAAGATACCCTGCACATTGTCAGTCAGTACGCCGGTGCCAGTAAGGACACCTGGATTCTGGAATCCGAGCCGGAAGTGCCGGAGGCCCAGCCTGACGATTTTATGGCCCGGCAAAAAATGGAGCGCAGCTTCAGCCTGCCCAGCCGGGTCATCGAGAACCTGTACTGGTTTGGTCGCTATGCCGAGCGGGCCGAATCGGGCCTGCGCCTGGTGCGCACCGCCTTCGAAGAGCTGAACAGTATTGAGCCGCTGGCCGAACACCTGCGTCGGGTGCTGTTGGAGGCGGTCACCCACTTGACCGCAACCTATCCCGGTTTTACCGCCGAGGACGCGGATTTTTCGGCCCCGGAGCAGGAGTTGCTGGATCTGGTTGCCAACCGCGCCCGGCAGGGCAGTATTGCCCACTGTCTGGAATCGATTCTGCACTCGGCGGGCAGCGTCAAAGAGCTGCTCTCTAACGACATGCTGCGGCTGATTAACGACGTGCGCGACGGTATGGAGTACCTCAACACCAATCTTGCCTCGAGCCTGCAGGCCGCGCCGGAAGAGCTGCTCGACCCGCTGATCACCACCCTGCTGGCCCTGTCGGGTTTGAGTCAGGAAAGTATGGTGCGGGGGCGGGCCTGGCGCTTTATGGAAATCGGCCGCCGCATCGAGCGTGCCCAGCGCACCGTGGAATTGCTGCGCCATACCCTGGTCACCGGCGCGGAAGGCAACAGTGTGCCGCTGTTAAAGCCGGTGCTGGCCAGTCTCGAGTCACGCATTGTGTACAAGCGCTATTACCGCACCGGGTACCGCCTCGATAAAGGCTTGGAGCTGCTGCTGTTTGATCCCCAGAACCCGCGCTCGGTGTTGTTCCAGTTGGAGGCGCTCAAGGATCATTTGGAAGATGTCAGTGGTCCCATTCGTGGCGTACAGGTGACCGACGACATGCGCTGTGTGCTGCGGGCGGTGAATAGCCTGTTGTTGTCGAGCCTGGCGGAGTTGTCCAAGCTCAACGAGGAAGGAACGGAATTTCCAACACTGGATGAGCTGTTGGCCTCTCTGGAGGATGATCTAAATAACGCGGCCCAATTCTTGGCTGATCGCTATTTCGATCACACCTCGGGCCCTCAGCCCATTGAGATGAGCGGCAGGGGGCTGCAGTGA
- a CDS encoding alpha-E domain-containing protein, producing MMLSRVAERVYWFARYLERVESMARLINVYTSLLFDLPKDTGISWHNLVIASGSHHEYERRFSVKDEKRVVRFLLEDTSNLGSLMSSLRMVRENIRTTRDVLPAESWELVNEFQIFVSENMQQGLNRRHRTEFLGDIVKTCQQINGLIYDTMRRDEAWHFLVLGRSLETADMTLRTLEAGARMSGDCIEHDSVHVTDAVWSSVLGTLNAIMPFRRTMKVSLNGEDSARFLLEDTLFPRAVTACLLDMRASAAMLPRGLAVGKAVDGLIKQVEKGDGYEDVLVALPAHIDELQRQLGGLHNVINETWFTPG from the coding sequence ATGATGCTGTCCCGGGTTGCTGAGCGCGTTTACTGGTTTGCCCGCTACTTGGAGCGGGTGGAAAGTATGGCCCGCTTGATCAATGTCTACACTTCTTTGTTATTTGATTTGCCCAAGGATACCGGCATCAGCTGGCACAACCTGGTTATTGCCAGCGGCAGTCATCACGAATATGAACGGCGTTTTTCGGTGAAGGATGAAAAGCGGGTGGTGCGTTTTCTGCTGGAAGATACCAGCAATTTAGGTTCGCTGATGTCGTCGCTGCGGATGGTGCGGGAGAACATTCGCACTACCCGGGATGTGCTCCCCGCCGAGAGCTGGGAACTGGTCAACGAGTTTCAGATTTTCGTCAGCGAGAATATGCAGCAGGGTCTGAATCGCCGCCACCGGACGGAGTTTCTCGGTGACATCGTCAAGACCTGCCAGCAGATTAACGGCCTGATTTACGACACCATGCGTCGAGATGAGGCCTGGCACTTCCTGGTGCTGGGCCGCAGCCTGGAGACCGCCGATATGACCCTGCGGACCCTGGAGGCGGGGGCGCGGATGTCAGGCGACTGTATTGAGCACGACAGCGTTCACGTGACCGATGCGGTGTGGAGCAGCGTGTTGGGCACCCTCAATGCCATCATGCCCTTCCGCCGTACCATGAAGGTCTCCCTGAATGGTGAGGACTCGGCGCGCTTCCTGCTCGAGGACACGCTGTTTCCCCGGGCGGTGACGGCCTGTTTGCTGGATATGCGTGCCTCTGCGGCCATGTTGCCCCGAGGCCTGGCGGTGGGCAAGGCTGTGGATGGCCTGATCAAGCAAGTGGAAAAAGGCGACGGTTATGAGGATGTGCTGGTGGCGTTACCTGCCCATATAGACGAGTTGCAGCGCCAGTTGGGCGGCCTGCACAATGTGATTAACGAGACCTGGTTTACCCCGGGTTAA
- the aceE gene encoding pyruvate dehydrogenase (acetyl-transferring), homodimeric type, translating into MDQDPDFREDLDPQETQEWLEALEGVLKFGGRDRAAFLLKRLAKYAARSGAQLPAAITTSFRNTIEPRDEKRMPGDLFMERKIRSLIRWNALAMVMRANDNDDALGGHISSFSSSATLYDVGFNYFFRGGEKADLIYYQGHSSPGMYARSFLEGRLTESDLNNFRREVDGKGLSSYPHPWLMPDYWQFPTVSMGLGPIQAIYQAHVMKYQQSRGLVDHGDRKVWCFMGDGESDEPESLGAIALAGREELDNLIFVVNCNLQRLDGPVRGNGKIIQELEGVFRGAGWNVIKVIWGRLWDQLLEKDTTGLLRKRMNEVVDGELQNYKANGGAYTRKHFFGKYPELLELVKDLSDDDIMYLNRGGHDPYKVYAAYANAVESQGRPTVVLAMTVKGYGLGEGGEAQNEAHSVKKLDLDELKKFRDRFGVPISDDDLAKVPYYRPPEDSPEMAYMHKRRQELGGYLPARNADFDALETPGLDRFEAQLKDTGKREISTTMAFVRLLSTLVKDKAVGERIVPIVPDEARTFGMEGMFRQLGIYSSQGQRYTPHDADQIMFYKEDKQGQILEEGITESGAFSAWLAAATSYSNHHYPMVPFYIFYSMFGFQRVMDLTWAAGDSQARGFLIGATSGRTTLNGEGLQHQDGHSHLMANMIPNCVSYDPTYSYELAVIIQDGMRRMYQAKENVFYYITIMNENYHHPAMPEGVEEGIVKGMYRLASSAAKKPKLKVQLIGSGTILREVEAAAALLKSKFKVEADVWSATSINQLRRDGMDCDRWNLLHPEETAKVPYVTELLTDSRGPVICATDYIKAYGEQLRPYIPGRFVVLGTDGYGRSDTRAKLRAHFEVDRNYIAVAALKALCDDGLLAATEVSKAIKTLGINADSPSPLYR; encoded by the coding sequence ATGGATCAAGACCCCGATTTTCGTGAAGATCTCGACCCCCAGGAAACCCAGGAGTGGCTGGAGGCGCTGGAGGGTGTACTGAAGTTTGGCGGTCGAGACCGCGCTGCCTTCCTGCTCAAACGCCTGGCAAAATATGCGGCCCGTTCCGGCGCCCAACTGCCCGCCGCCATCACCACCTCCTTTCGCAATACTATTGAGCCTCGCGACGAAAAGCGGATGCCCGGCGATTTGTTTATGGAGCGTAAGATTCGCTCGCTGATCCGCTGGAATGCGCTGGCGATGGTAATGCGCGCCAATGACAATGACGATGCCCTGGGCGGCCATATTTCCTCCTTTTCTTCCTCCGCCACCCTCTACGATGTGGGCTTCAATTATTTTTTTCGCGGCGGTGAAAAGGCCGACCTGATTTACTACCAGGGTCACAGCTCGCCTGGGATGTACGCCCGTTCATTTCTAGAGGGACGGCTGACCGAGAGCGATCTGAATAATTTCCGCCGTGAGGTCGATGGCAAGGGGCTGTCTTCTTACCCCCACCCCTGGCTGATGCCGGATTACTGGCAGTTTCCCACCGTGAGTATGGGCCTCGGCCCCATTCAGGCGATCTATCAGGCTCACGTCATGAAGTATCAGCAAAGCCGGGGTCTGGTGGATCACGGTGACCGTAAAGTGTGGTGCTTTATGGGCGATGGCGAGAGCGATGAGCCCGAATCGTTGGGAGCCATTGCCCTGGCTGGCCGGGAAGAGCTCGACAACCTGATCTTTGTGGTCAATTGTAATCTTCAGCGCCTCGATGGTCCGGTGCGCGGCAACGGCAAGATCATTCAGGAGTTGGAAGGGGTTTTCCGGGGCGCCGGCTGGAATGTCATCAAGGTGATCTGGGGGCGGCTGTGGGATCAGCTGCTCGAGAAAGACACCACCGGCCTGCTGCGCAAACGCATGAACGAAGTGGTCGACGGTGAGCTGCAGAATTACAAGGCCAACGGTGGCGCCTATACCCGCAAGCACTTTTTCGGCAAGTACCCAGAATTGTTGGAGTTGGTGAAAGACCTCTCTGACGACGACATTATGTATCTCAATCGCGGCGGTCACGATCCGTACAAGGTTTACGCGGCCTACGCCAACGCCGTGGAGAGCCAGGGCCGGCCGACAGTGGTGCTGGCCATGACCGTGAAAGGTTACGGTTTGGGCGAGGGCGGTGAGGCGCAGAACGAAGCGCACTCGGTTAAGAAACTGGACCTGGATGAGCTGAAGAAATTCCGCGATCGCTTTGGTGTACCCATCAGCGATGATGACCTGGCGAAAGTGCCCTATTATCGGCCGCCGGAAGACAGTCCGGAAATGGCGTACATGCACAAGCGCCGGCAGGAGCTGGGCGGATACTTGCCCGCGCGCAATGCCGATTTTGACGCCCTTGAGACGCCTGGGCTGGACCGCTTCGAGGCCCAGTTGAAAGATACCGGGAAGCGGGAAATTTCAACCACCATGGCCTTTGTGCGCCTGTTGTCCACCCTGGTCAAAGACAAGGCGGTGGGCGAGCGAATTGTTCCTATTGTGCCCGATGAGGCGCGTACCTTCGGCATGGAGGGGATGTTCCGCCAACTGGGGATTTATTCGTCCCAGGGCCAGCGCTACACCCCCCATGACGCTGACCAGATCATGTTTTACAAGGAAGACAAGCAGGGGCAGATTCTGGAGGAGGGGATTACCGAGTCCGGCGCATTCTCGGCCTGGTTAGCTGCGGCCACCTCTTACAGTAATCACCATTACCCGATGGTGCCCTTTTATATCTTCTACTCCATGTTCGGTTTCCAGCGGGTGATGGACCTGACCTGGGCGGCGGGTGACTCCCAGGCAAGGGGTTTTCTGATTGGCGCGACTTCGGGGCGCACCACCCTGAACGGTGAGGGTCTGCAGCATCAGGATGGCCACAGCCACCTGATGGCAAATATGATCCCCAACTGCGTCTCCTATGACCCGACCTATTCTTATGAGTTGGCAGTCATCATCCAGGATGGCATGCGGCGGATGTATCAGGCCAAAGAAAACGTCTTCTACTACATCACCATCATGAACGAAAACTACCACCACCCGGCCATGCCTGAGGGAGTGGAAGAGGGCATTGTGAAGGGGATGTACCGCCTGGCTAGCAGTGCGGCGAAGAAGCCCAAGTTGAAAGTGCAGTTGATCGGTAGCGGCACGATTCTGCGCGAGGTTGAAGCCGCGGCGGCGTTGCTGAAAAGCAAGTTCAAAGTTGAGGCCGATGTGTGGAGCGCAACCAGCATTAACCAGTTGCGTCGTGATGGCATGGACTGTGATCGCTGGAACCTGCTGCATCCGGAAGAGACCGCCAAAGTGCCCTATGTGACCGAACTGTTAACCGACAGTCGGGGGCCGGTGATTTGCGCGACCGACTATATCAAGGCCTACGGCGAGCAGCTCCGCCCCTATATTCCTGGGCGATTTGTGGTGCTGGGCACTGATGGCTATGGGCGCTCGGACACGCGGGCAAAATTGCGCGCGCATTTTGAGGTAGATCGAAACTATATTGCGGTGGCGGCCCTGAAGGCCCTGTGTGATGACGGCCTGTTGGCTGCCACCGAGGTGAGCAAGGCGATCAAAACCCTGGGGATCAACGCTGATTCCCCAAGCCCTCTGTACCGTTAA